Proteins encoded within one genomic window of Humulus lupulus chromosome 1, drHumLupu1.1, whole genome shotgun sequence:
- the LOC133824300 gene encoding uncharacterized protein LOC133824300, with protein sequence MNSGFTMVKFRDETTRDLVLELGVVHFDKMPVILRPWTTDIDSLKSIKSVPVWIRLPDLGLQYWGTNCLSALVSTIGKPIMIDKITKDRSMIKFARILVDMEISESLPKYISYINERGQVVDQLIDYEWLPTKCSQCKKLGHTASSCKFVEGVVWRKKEVMTAPVDGCSDHKKTDSLSKPVQTPSVQTQSKEADESHPVKLPKDQGWAYPKKLGTQKLKTPSTSQKTSNPFSVLQEQKQVLTDPSLLLNLNGKFQHIELECQSFCLTVVYGSNQLEARRVLWSELSALTFPVKPWLIVGDFNAVFDSADRMGGKAISLKELEDARQWLDLDIVEEMKIMGSFYTWSNNQDGNNRIFSKLDIVFFNEDWLDSFPNVSAIVNWEVVSDHCAIVLKHIPVQKEGMRPFRKLHRLKFELKRFNWRVIGDIVKKYEESKNAYQQAKISLFSDLTNQTLSVAERSSYLEFKKQEAAYASFLYQKSKIDWIRFGDENSAMFYASMKKRKANNRIVSFVSENGRVEDDYPKVINHFIHHFQSFLGCSSAATGHIESSILNLGPLLSLDDQTDLIKPFSSQDVKHSHVQLTSILPKLVNQNQGAFVKNRSLAHNVLILQDLLKGYNRKRSSPRCLMKIDISKAYDSIDWDILENLLNAFKFPVIFEPSTDNNKETEREKQQKELDSWVENDLLCKNFILNGLSDDLYDYYNSNKSAKEIWEALQKKYDTEEAGTKKYAVSRYLKYQMVDDKSVEAQSHEIQKIAHEIISEGMTLDEQFQVVVLIEKLPPS encoded by the exons ATGAATTCAGGTTTTACTATGGTCAAATTCAGAGATGAGACTACTCGTGACTTGGTTCTAGAATTAGGGGTGGTTCATTTTGACAAGATGCCAGTTATCTTACGGCCATGGACAACTGATATCGATTCTTTGAAATCGATTAAATCGGTACCAGTTTGGATTAGACTTCCAGATCTAGGTTTACAGTATTGGGGAACCAATTGTTTGAGTGCACTGGTTAGCACAATTGGGAAACCAATAATGATAGATAAGATTACCAAAGACAGGTCGATGATAAAGTTTGCTCGGATTCTAGTGGACATGGAGATATCAGAATCACTACCTAAATACATTAGCTATATCAATGAGAGAGGTCAAGTAGTGGACCAATTGATTGACTATGAGTGGCTGCCTACGAAGTGTTCTCAGTGTAAAAAGCTAGGGCATACAGCTTCTTCTTGCAAATTTGTGGAAGGAGTTGTTTGGAGAAAGAAGGAGGTCATGACAGCACCTGTAGATGGCTGTTCTGATCATAAAAAGACTGATAGTCTTTCGAAACCTGTCCAGACACCTTCAGTTCAGACTCAATCAAAGGAGGCAGATGAATCCCACCCTGTGAAACTTCCAAAGGATCAAGGATGGGCCTACCCGAAAAAACTAGGAACTCAGAAATTGAAAACCCCATCAACTTCCCAGAAAACAAGTAATCCTTTCAGTGTTCTCCAAGAACAGAAGCAGGTTCTCACTGACCCTTCCTTGTTATTGAATTTGAATGGAAAGTTTCAacatattgagctggaat GCCAGTCTTTTTGTCTCACAGTAGTTTATGGCTCTAACCAGCTGGAGGCTAGGAGAGTTCTTTGGTCTGAACTATCTGCTTTAACTTTCCCTGTTAAGCCTTGGTTAATAGTTGGAGATTTCAACGCTGTCTTTGACTCAGCAGACAGAATGGGTGGTAAGGCCATATCACTAAAAGAGCTAGAGGATGCTAGACAATGGCTTGATCTCGATATAGTGGAAGAAATGAAGATTATGGGTTCTTTTTATACTTGGTCGAACAATCAAGATGGGAACAATCGTATTTTTTCCAAGTTAGACATAGTGTTTTTTAATGAGGATTGGCTTGACTCTTTTCCTAATGTCAGTGCCATAGTGAATTGGGAGGTAGTTTCAGATCATTGTGCTATAGTTTTGAAGCATATTCCAGTCCAGAAAGAGGGAATGCGTCCATTTCG GAAGCTTCATCGGCTTAAGTTTGAGTTGAAGAGGTTTAATTGGAGGGTTATAGGAGACATTGTCAAGAAGTATGAGGAAAGCAAGAATGCTTACCAGCAAGCTAAAATCAGTCTTTTTTCTGATCTGACTAATCAGACCTTGAGTGTAGCTGAGAGGTCCTCTTATCTGGAATTTAAGAAACAAGAGGCAGCTTATGCTAGTTTTCTTTACCAGAAGAGTAAGATAGATTGGATCCGCTTCGGTGATGAAAACTCAGCCATGTTTTATGCTAGTATGAAGAAAAGGAAAGCCAATAACAGAATTGTTTCTTTTGTTTCCGAAAATGGCAGAGTAGAAGATGATTACCCAAAGGTGATTAATCATTTTATTCATCACTTTCAGTCTTTCTTGGGTTGTTCTAGTGCAGCTACTGGACATATTGAATCTTCAATCTTGAACTTAGGTCCGCTTCTGAGTCTGGACGACCAAACTGATCTGATTAAGCCTTTCTCTTCTCAAGATGTCAAACACAGCCATGTTCA ATTGACATCTATTCTTCCTAAGTTGGTCAATCAAAATCAAGGGGCTTTTGTTAAGAATAGATCTCTTGCCCATAATGTCCTTATTCTTCAAGATCTTCTTAAGGGTTATAATCGCAAACGAAGTTCTCCTCGTTGCTTAATGAAGATAGATATCAGCAAAGCCTATGATTCCATTGATTGGGATATTTTAGAGAACTTGCTGAATGCATTCAAGTTTCCT GTCATCTTTGAACCTTCGACCGACAACAACAAAGAGACTGAACGCGAGAAGCAACAGAAGGAATTGGACTCCTGGGTTGAAAATGATCTCCTctgtaagaattttattcttaacgGTTTATCTGATGATCTTTATGACTATTATAATTCAAACAAGTCAGCAAAGGAAATTTGGGAGGCGCTGCAAAAGAAATATGATACAGAAGAGGCGGGGACTAAAAAATACGCTGTCAGTCGCTACCTGAAGTATCAAATGGTGGACGATAAATCTGTGGAGGCCCAATCTCACGAAATTCAGAAAATCGCACATGAGATTATCTCAGAAGGTATGACCCTTGATGAACAGTTTCAAGTTGTtgttttaattgaaaaattacCTCCTTCCTGA
- the LOC133800165 gene encoding NAC domain-containing protein 2-like, with product MTSTGELILPPGFRFHPTDEELVNHYLCRKCSSLPIAVPIIKEIDLYKFDPWQLPEMALYGEKEWYFFSPRDRKYPNGSRPNRAAGTGYWKATGADKPIGKPKPLGIKKALVFYAGKAPKGVKTNWIMHEYRLANVDRSAGKKNNSRLDDWVLCRIYNKKGSIEKNYPTNQVMKMEEFPEIEDTKPQIIPLAFHNDHLYMDTSDSVPKLHTDSSCSDHVLSPEVTCDREVQSEPKWNNISDDVLDNAFDFNFNFMDGFSDDPFGSQLQIQYPNPMDQLSPFQDMFSFNFVQKPY from the exons ATGACGAGCACTGGTGAATTGATTTTGCCACCCGGTTTCAGATTTCACCCCACGGACGAAGAATTAGTAAACCATTATCTGTGTAGAAAATGTTCTTCGCTTCCGATCGCAGTTCCCATAATCAAAGAGATCGATTTATACAAATTCGACCCATGGCAACTTCCTG AAATGGCTCTTTACGGTGAGAAGGAGTGGTATTTCTTTTCCCCAAGGGACCGAAAATATCCAAACGGTTCAAGGCCGAACCGAGCCGCAGGAACCGGTTATTGGAAAGCGACTGGGGCCGACAAGCCCATTGGAAAGCCCAAACCACTTGGAATAAAAAAGGCCCTAGTATTCTACGCGGGCAAAGCCCCCAAAGGTGTCAAGACCAACTGGATCATGCACGAATATCGCCTCGCTAACGTGGATCGCTCCGCTGGGAAGAAAAACAACTCTCGG TTAGACGATTGGGTGTTGTGTCGAATCTACAATAAAAAGGGTAGCATAGAGAAAAACTATCCAACGAATCAGGTGATGAAGATGGAGGAATTCCCTGAAATTGAGGACACAAAACCCCAAATTATTCCCTTGGCTTTCCACAACGACCACTTGTATATGGACACGTCGGATTCCGTACCGAAGCTGCATACGGACTCGAGCTGCTCGGACCACGTGCTTTCTCCCGAGGTCACGTGCGATAGGGAGGTTCAGAGTGAACCCAAATGGAATAATATTAGTGATGATGTGTTAGATAATGCCTTTGATTTTAACTTCAACTTCATGGATGGGTTCTCAGATGACCCTTTTGGGTCTCAGCTGCAAATTCAATACCCAAACCCAATGGATCAGCTCTCCCCATTCCAGGACATGTTCTCCTTCAACTTCGTGCAGAAACCCTATTAA
- the LOC133824309 gene encoding uncharacterized protein LOC133824309 — protein sequence MKHYVHRDFICEKKFSFSAHRVFGVIKNIEDRGWLGSLTGLDGFVPRVVQEFYANLNDDLFDRKSFMFGQVYVRGNWYLFNAVEITKVLNLPLSVDNVVVEFNKDKVLSELVGQNMVWEPHSVLKVTDLTHYYAVLHKFATSNWIPTTHTSTITFDTAFFLYKVGTGLHVDLASLIFDQITGLGNAKKKGQYLVFPHLIYKLLDSQKPLRLEYEILTPPSAGADYKLKKEPSSVKATKGISLKAGDADSVAAELAGVKATLESVQTEVISLKSCLPQWCLTLLPVLPTESI from the coding sequence atgaagcattatgtGCATCGTGATTTTATTTGTGAGAAAAAATTTTCATTCTCGGCCCATAGAGTGTTTGGGGTCATAAAAAATATTGAGGATCGAGGGTGGTTAGGTTCTTTAACTGGGCTGGATGGTTTTGTTCCTAGAGTTGTACAAGAATTCTATGCCAATCTcaatgatgatctgtttgataggAAGTCTTTTATGTTTGGACAAGTTTATGTCCGAGGGAATTGGTATTTGTTCAATGCTGTTGAAATTACCAAGGTTCTTAATTTGCCTCTTTCTGTTGATAATGTTGTTGTTGAGTTTAACAAAGATAAGGTGCTTTCGGAGTTGGTAGGACAAAATATGGTGTGGGAACCTCACTCTGTCCTCAAAGTAACAGATCTTACTCATTACTATGCTGTGCTTCACAAATTTGCCACCTCCAACTGGATTCCCACTACTCATACCTCAACCATTACCTTTGACACGGCCTTCTTTCTGTACAAAGTTGGAACTGGTCTTCATGTTGATCTTGCCTCTCTCATTTTTGACCAGATCACTGGCTTAGGGAATGCCAAAAAGAAAGGTCAATATTTGGTGTTTCCCCATTTGATCTACAAGTTGCTTGATTCTCAAAAGCCTCTTCGCTTGGAATATGAAATCTTGACTCCTCCTAGTGCCGGAGCAGACTACAAACTCAAAAAGGAACCATCATCTGTTAAAGCAACTAAAGGGATTTCTCTCAAGGCTGGCGATGCTGATTCTGTTGCTGCTGAACTCGCTGGTGTCAAGGCCACCctggaatctgttcaaacagaagtGATCAGCCTCAAGAGTTGTCTTCCACAATGGTGTCTCACTTTGCTGCCGGTCCTTCCCACTGAGTCCATTTAG